The following nucleotide sequence is from Patagioenas fasciata isolate bPatFas1 chromosome 9, bPatFas1.hap1, whole genome shotgun sequence.
gtttcatatgtgggtcactttcttgggcatgttcttgagagaacctttgtaagaagacctaaaccttgaatcCCTgtccataggaaatcacctttctatctggaaaggctgttgtgaggccagctctgtcacagcagtgcccattgcctgtccctgcctgcactcacagcactgacacacagcaggacggggaccaagctgccagagcactcaggccttgcaccaacacaaggggtgagaaggagagtgtgggagtggaaccagaacagctctggaaggccaagtactggttctccctggctctactgccatgagagagctcttttcccttccacccattcacacgggaactgtccctgcagctccagaaaggtcttgaagttaagatgccagtagaaaaaaaattgttgaaggtcgttTATTTTACTTGAACACAGAAAACatgaattcctcactgacacagccactcagtgagaaaagaaaagcaagcagcgaattgcaaagggaattaaaatattttcatactaaacaaacaaaaggagaaacaaaaaatactgcagacaggatgaatctgcaatgagttagactataacacttatatagaacaagacagagccagtttatagcttcagaaataatccagtcatctgtttcctcagggcatccttgagctcctggttcctcatgctgtagatgagggggttcactgctggaggcaccaccgagtacagaacagacaccaccagatccagggatggggaggagatggaggggggtttcagataGGCAAAGGAACCtgtactgataaacagggagaccatggccaggtgagggaggcaggtggaaaaggctttgtgccgtccctgctcagaggggatcctcagcacggccctgaagatctgcacataggacagtatgatgaaaacaaaacagacaaatgtTACTAATACACTAACCAACAGAAGCCTGACTTCCCTGAGGTAGAACCATGAGCAGGAGAGCTTTATGATTGAggtgatttcacagaagaactggtccacagcattgcccttgcacagtggtagtgaaaatgtattggccgtgtgcagcagaccactgagaaacccagtggcccaggcagctgctgccatgtggacacaagctctgctgcccaggagggtcccgtagtgcaggggtttgcagatggcaatgtagcggtcgtaggacatgatagtgagaaggtaaaattctgcagaagctaaaaagacaaagagaaagagttgtgcagcacatcctgcaaaggaaatgaccctggaatcccaaagagagttggccatggatttggggagaatggtggagatgaagcccaggtcgaggagggcgaggttgagcaggaagaagtacatgggggtgtggaggtgctggtcccaggctatggtggtgatgatgaggccgttgcccaggagggcagccaggtagatgcccaggaagagccagaagtgcaagagctgcagctcccgtgtgtctgtgaacggcaggaggaggaactgggtgatggagctgctgttggacatttgctgcctgtgggcatgaggacctgtgcaaggaggaaaggacagcgacaagttaggggagacttctctgaggaaaataaacaggctgtttctcatggaaaaccccctccctgatggagggatgtttctgttcattctctctttcttccaagtgaggaaaacagttcatcacagtttaaaatgtagtttaggaatctagtttccatgaacacagctctgggggaaATGCCCCTGTGTAGGTGTCAGAccaaaaactgaaccacactcccaccccaaccgccgagaacaagagcagcatggacaggtggagaaacagggaaggacactgcagtgctaccagaaaataaagcaaggacagaaaggcagacgggcatgctgtggaaccttctccttacccggctgtgctgctcccactcacttaatgacactgtagagcaagtacttttagcaccttttttgtgtatcacgtcccaggaacccttcacctggaggtccagctgctgaggtggggactcatgacctggaccccatggctttggggcagaggctctgctggggagaagacaagggggttgcactgggaaatgtgtctgcagtcgagaggatgtgaaagaggttcctaaatcccatgtccatcatttctggtagcagttaactcttcctgcccatacctgtgctgcctgcagctgtgtctatgtccgtgggtctgctccctgtcagtgtcacagaccccgtcccacccgctgtgtgctcagctctgtcctgctcacacctcctggcactgcccaggggcagctctgtgtgtgcaggggctcaggagcagctcagacaagtcctaacgagaactggggtctcagtgtcttctccaaggagagaaataaatccccatctcccactgcacacccagataaccaagagtggaaaactgaaagcacagactccttcccttgcagctgttgctgtcttgatgttgtggttcagaaggactctctgtagtgtctgtggagtgatctggagctctgagcagccctgacccacacagcaccctctccacagcagaagcacctttcttgcccttatgggcgaacgctcatttccccagcagcttctgccatgggatctccccgggcaggctgagcgctgaccctggcaggcggcagagtccctgtcccggcacagccctggggtgcagggaccctgctctgcaggaaagccctgggcaccccttggtgctcacctggcttcacagctgttcaacattgcctgacaagagccacctccttacagatcccaccagctgtgcctgtgccagttttaggagatgcctcctggagctacagttgcattgccctgcacccagagacttaccatggcaagggctgcaaaggtttctcatgcagtgagctctcagtcatcctcccaatcctgaccacctttcatctctctctgccttgctcgtctccctgagatccccaggcagagccctcagccctgctgcgctgtgcagaggagctgctcctgggcagagctgtctctctgcagcggtgccgcttgccaggagctccctctgtcccaggagcccagcccagctcagcagcacaggagcagcccaagacgctttaatgacccctctggtggtttTGGTGCTGAGTTGATGGACCTCAGACacaaaaaagaattttaagaaacctttcaagaagtcaaagtctgatgcaaactccaaagtttcttgtaacgttaatgagtcccactgagggacacaactgagaaatcatTCTGAAGGtcagttagagaagaaaactggaagcagtgatgacagatcaggaaaagtaaAGGCATCGCttgtgctgagtaaacctggttgtgttttactagccaaagggccaagccctaacccccgccctgggaagtcagatcctgtctctcccacattgcccagggcccttcctggacagtgtgatgtggggctgtgcaaggccaagggcaggactatggtcccacacctcccaggttcctggctggggacaaggaggccaggaagcccctgtgctggaaggacaaggtgtctcctcacaggcctcagaggtggagacaacaaccatagccaaggggagaaggagctcatgtctggtgggggctttcagcctctttacatcccttggtcatctccacgaaagcctgtcctgtgctgtggcatcccgtgcacctgtttccctgcaggctgcagacatcccccctgctgccccaccttgctcttggctgagcatcttccttcctttgctgagatctctccatcctccccagctgttccttgaagcacaacgccttgggctgatgcagactccctctgctgacctgctccaccacagcactgcccttccagtcacattccttcctgctcatgtccagcctggacctccccagctgcactttgggccattatttctttcccatgctctttcccactatgcagaaaacctccaccatctttgaaaccacccttcaagcactctcaggctactcctgcaatgctgcagcctccacagcaccactcggccaaagcagcccaggtccctcagcatcccacaccatgtgcacaaggtgctgaacctgccttggcagagccctgcactctccagttcctccctgcttctccaaactgggaagccgcacactggcacacccctgtgtgtgtggggtcacaccagtgctgaaccgaatgggatgagaactccaggtgtctgggtccccacgctcctcctcatgcagccccgtgtgcagctgccttgttcatggtgagcgtgcaccacgggctggtgtggggaccttggagtgcccaggcccttctcctcagggtcactgatcagcgtgtcaggtcctgctctgtcctgatcgatggggttattgtcccactctgatacagcactggtcacttcatcttgtcaatattcagagttatctgatgggtcaATAAcagatgcatggagctctgcctggggacagacaatgtcagctgaacattgAGGAGGGCAATGTTGTGATCagtggacatcagctacagactcactggtcaggaagaggaattagatgaggcctccttcagacaaatgaaagaagcctcatgtttccagggcagtgtcctcctggcagacctaagatatcccaatatctgcaaggtaccagccatccaggaggttTCGgacctcattgacaacatcttcctgacacgggtgactgaggagtcagtgatgTGAGCTGCCCTGtgagacttcacacttacaaaccagaaagaggtcaggatggaacagtcagggatgggaaagtggagctgaggctcctaggagatgataagaaggccaagagcaggatttcaggagagcaagctttggcctgctgagggacctgcttggctcctatgggatatgaccttggtgtctgcagtgcttttctctcatatctcctccctcctctctcccacctgctgttgtgcagcgtttttgacgctttctcaaatacaatatcacaggggtgctgccagcatcactgagtggctcagatttcgcaaggagtgggtccattttggagcagctgaaattagctctgtctgacgttggtcaaactcctgttgtcttctcagagaggtgacaactgtagcacaaccacacccaccccccgttccaagactttgccataaacccagcacagggtgacagtgcgttggatgttacaaaataattgatcgtgaagaagaaattgtaaagatcttctttcagcaatgcatgaaagtctccaggttcctatggggaactatAATTGCCAtgacagtcactggctgcaggtgccaacagtccaaaggatcttgggccaaatgcttaagagggctgcctgatgggccatcaagggtgatgctcacctggatctggtaccaacgaagaaggaagagctggtgagggatgagaacatgagtgtccaccttggctgttgtgaccaggacacagtggggtcccaggcaccagaggggagggaggaaggccagcagcagagcacaggctggtgggctccagaggagaagactttgacatactgggggatggcaggtagagctggtgatgtggtaaagtcatggagggtgaaggagctcaggaaatctgatcagccttataggacagcctgctccaagcacaagaacgatccctccgagtacccatgaaaagaagcatttatctcgtgaggctgctcctctgaactgatggaactccagggcacaaaggcagcgcacaggaggtggaagcaggggaagctgcaaaggaggaatttagaaaccttggccatggatgcagagatgattccaaagttgccctggacttgatacctaaaggggaggctgagggcagcaagatgagctgatacagcttccttacaaaaaaaaaaaaaggaatagacagggagaacatgggcttgctgctgaactttataggggcagaatcagacaggactgaggttcttcatggcttctttgcctccatcttcaccagcaaggtctcctgggactttgttcctgaaggcaggagtctggagaacacccagcagtggatggggctcaagtcaggggtgacctgagcatactcagacaccattacagaacaggagatgggtcacttgaccagctccctgaacacaagtgtcactgtgctgtggcacctgccacaaccacctcttggtccagaggagaggagtgtgattcctcttgaggtgtcctggcctgtctcctcggtcaagtgatgctttaggcaccgaCTTCTCTGACATTCAGtgtttatcaggagattctctagatcaatatttattggagattgttgatgccagctgttgtggaaattagggttttgggagggggatggaaatattagagatttggttttattactctttattatggaaattctcactgtttggctacaattctgaaatctctgaaatcatccacaccagacttgaagcctttagggaagttctgcagagagcattgtcttgtaagggcattttggatgttactgagccctctgctgccacgatgctgaactgcaggtactgaaagaatgaacaaacctgtcatgacctgaagggcagaaacaaatcccaagtttctgagggtgtttgggaccccacgaatggccattgctgacacaagcagtccctgtccctggaggctgctcaaggaaaccctggagacaatggtcataggtgataaaggcgatgtggaggtggctctggtgccacgtcagctctTGATGttggttcatcatcagaatggccaagccctgaccccaggaccagaccaaggagaccctttcagtcaaatgtttctcaggctctgcctgtggtcactgtgagtgttttgtgttttgggggtgggtttggtgccaagtgctgttgctttaaccacaaggctctggttttctgaggacttggcaatgtcTGTGAGGTCCctcaaacccattcaacttctttcatacagctggcagtggtcaccaatcacctgagttGTCCCAGTCCCagacttgcttgaatcctctatttggatccatacccatcactccaggacgTTCATAcatcctccaggctcatggatgattcctgaggtccatccaagtgtgggcagtgtaagagaggagcagagcagggccagctcatgggccatgactgaacacagccaccccagcagcagccattccccatctcccaggcacagccaagcccacagcatgcaaatggcactgccatatatccttagtccaaaaaagcctaccTTCTTTCcgaaatcaacaacaatctttctaccattccccttcgacccccagatatcagccgcattcgacttgtggctcagacatggttgtaaggatttgctgaagtcatcagccatcacccttttctaccccacatctcctgaccctctcccacaccacacatggctggTCACTGCTgttcagggcctcgcgctctacagaggagaccttgagcttcttggctcttcctggtgcttgttataatcttcctcactccatccagatctcatggtgagatttcttgttcatgacagggcctttgtaaccaactcttatgaaatggttgtccttctgtgatcatctgtgcagaagaagtgatcagagaaaagcaccaaatatgtcaaatctgatgccgagtgaagtgCAATAAAACcctgttgagccagccccgtagttgtgtctttccagcaaggagtttctcctgagaaagggatccaacctctgccactctctgcagaggcacatgagcggtgtccatgcacctggggacacaaggagtgacttttgcaagatcaccctctatctggaccatttagatctgtacctgtggatggggtatcaagccttacagtacagcagagactggagttctgagctcccttcaactccctatgtgacagtctgtaaaattaattaacccagtgaaaaagttggttttgattctcttcacagcctgaagcaccacatggctcaggagacaatccaggatacccaaccagcactcacatgctctgcacttaaatttcaggtgttcccgggaatctcagcagacacggcacgctgatatctgggttcaaggagctggtcaagagcctcgtctgcatttctgtaacggtggctttgctgcctggctgatgtgcagactctgtacatggatgctgacacctcttgagcaacctgctctgaaaggatgaacaaggtggtgttttctttctggaagggtattaggacagcaaacaagaggaaactgggttggaggaaatgaaaaaggatacaaaggttgtgattagggctgtttatggttacttgtaaagcagccttgcacctcatgcgaattatttctgcaatcagagggaacctgagagcttcctccaaatcagaaacatgaagggtaaggaaggaaggacagtgtcattcagtctctaaggcacctaaagaggtgtcttgaccaacctcctcctaaaagcagggtcagaccagattagtgaggagTCTATACgaacacattgtggtaactttctgatgtagactggatgcacactgctgggaaacagcttccagtgcttggctgtcctcaggaatggaaagtttctccctttatctattgtccttctaagccaaaccatccagattgccttttacccatctacttgcacaatgacacagaccataataccCTAACTtcggcacaagcacattgtgggggatgatgctgaatgccttgctgacttccaggtaacagaccatcaatgttctccccacatccacaaccccgtactttcctcacagaaaacagaggatggacaggcacaacctgccctgggtaaaccccgtcaccttctcttccagacacccagaaatggggtcccagtggacatgttctggggcacagcccttagttcccctgctcacccattggccattttgaaaagtgcacacactgtgtgagaactgccagtgctcagggagtccccccagtctccatgagctttccaagatggtggagagtggcctccctctgacattgtcctgctgtctcagctcctgagatgctgcccctgctgtcccatagactggaaaggattgtgttagttccagtgacccctgacttgatcctcatccactgctggttgttctccaggttcctgtctcaagtcacagaggcctgggagaccttgctggagaagatggaagacaagaggacacagggattctttcccttattaaattcgtCAGTGGGCACATGGtgtatttgtttctccttcaacagttcctgcagtagtaacagctcattatgggcccttgaattggactgagttctgatctgggctgttgctgtgcttggaggctgctgtccttgcagaccagatgaactcacttctgctaccctgcctggcagttcattccacccgtgtcacagctctgtctgcagcactgacagctccagctccccagtcaggtccctggctgaggacattgcctcacaactgggctggaccaccccagctgtggcaccagcccagctctgacctgccacaagaaacctggtaccaagtgcccaagaccccacgtgtgcaaaggctttgccttagagcacagacatgacatggccaaagactgatgaatgtctctctaggcctacgagtataaaaccagaataaaatgcctaaagtcattcaaatgaagatattcctcctctagctttgaggaattagatactttgctgtgagattcctggtgtcctgtctcatgatgggacaagaaaatatgattctcacagtgatttatttttaaaaactaaatatacagtgctgtaaagaagtgtctctgaagaggagagagaatcaacatcactgattacttcaactttgaagttgtgcccctggagccccaggggcatgtggagggagcccagaggggacagagaaagggacatcatgggctgctcctgtgctgctgagctgggctgtgctcctgggacagagggagctcctggcaagcggcagcgctgcagagagacagctctgcccaggagcagctcctctgcacagcgcagcagggctgggggctctgcctggagatgctgacgggagagcggccaggcagagagagattaaaggcaatgtaggtggttcgttgctgaggattcaatgagacaaatcttcacagttctaacatggt
It contains:
- the LOC136105199 gene encoding olfactory receptor 14J1-like: MRNSLFIFLREVSPNLSLSFPPCTGPHAHRQQMSNSSSITQFLLLPFTDTRELQLLHFWLFLGIYLAALLGNGLIITTIAWDQHLHTPMYFFLLNLALLDLGFISTILPKSMANSLWDSRVISFAGCAAQLFLFVFLASAEFYLLTIMSYDRYIAICKPLHYGTLLGSRACVHMAAAAWATGFLSGLLHTANTFSLPLCKGNAVDQFFCEITSIIKLSCSWFYLREVRLLLVSVLVTFVCFVFIILSYVQIFRAVLRIPSEQGRHKAFSTCLPHLAMVSLFISTGSFAYLKPPSISSPSLDLVVSVLYSVVPPAVNPLIYSMRNQELKDALRKQMTGLFLKL